The region tgtctacagtatctccagctctgatgagggagtgttagtgtgaagttacagaggagctgtactgagtgtctacagtatctacagctctgatgagggagtgttagtgtgaagttacagaggagctggactgagtgtctacagtatctccagctctgatgagggagtgttagtgtgaagttacagaggagctggactgagtgtctctactgtatctacagctctgatgagggagtgttaCTCTGACAGGTGCGCTGGACTGGTACTCTCAGTGCCAGTGCTGTGTCTGGGCGCTGACCTGGCGAAGCTGGCGATGGTGATGAGGCCCACGATGCCCTGCAGGCCATAGAGGCTCAGCAGGATGGAGTTCAGGATCACATCCGCACGCAGGACGTACGTCTGCCACAGCAGGAAGTAGATGGACAGGAGGACAGAGGCCAGCGTGATGGCCAGGCAGATCCCCACTGACTGCTGACTCTCCTTCAGGTTCcctctgacacctgaagaaagagACAGGAGGCAACAGGAGAGTGAATCTCCCACAAACAAGACAAGCAGCCCCAGTAAGAGAGGGAGGAGTGCTGGGTTGGGGTTAGttacctctctctgaacaccagCATGACTGAGGAGTTGACTGTGGACTACAGGAAGCATTGAAGAATAGACCATGCACCCATTCACATCAGCGGGTCCGCAGAGGAGAGAGTCAACggtttcaaattcctaggtgtcaacatcacagaggatctaacctggacccacTACACCTCCTATCCTACCATATCTCCTTGTGTTACCTTTGCACAATCTGTAATTGTACTGTTAATTGCTGTTGTGTAATTTATTGTATCGGAATCCTGACCTAATCCCTATAAACTCCTGTCCTTCTACTCCTCTATCCCTCTCAACGAGCTCGCGgacaaagcatttcattgccaaTAACACCGCTCTCTGCTGTCCTGTTCGTGCATTGATCAATAAACCTTGAGTGATTGATGGTAAGAGAGGAGGGTGGTGTTGGGTTGGGGTTAGTAAGAGGTGGGGAGCGTTTGGTGAGAGTGTTTTGGGTGAGGGTTAGAGAAGGGGGGAGTGGTGGGTTGGGGTTAGTTAGAGAAGAGGGAGTGTTGGGTGAGGGTTAGAGAAGGGGGGAGTGGTGGGTTGGGGTTAGTTAGAGAAGAAGGAGTGTTGGGTGAGGGTTAGAGAAGGGGGGAGTGGTGGGTTGGGGTTAGTTAGAGAAGAAGGAGTGTTGGGTGAGGGTTAGAGAAGGGGGGAGTGGTGGGTTGGGGTTAGTTAGAGAAGAAGGAGTGTTGGGTGAGGGTTAGAGAAGGGGGGAGTGGTGGGTTGGGGTTAGTTAGAGAAGAGGGAGTGTTGGGTGAGGGTTAGAGAAGGGGGGAGTGGTGGGTTGGGGTTAGTTAGAGAAGAAGGAG is a window of Lepisosteus oculatus isolate fLepOcu1 chromosome 21, fLepOcu1.hap2, whole genome shotgun sequence DNA encoding:
- the LOC138224435 gene encoding transmembrane protein 80-like isoform X3 is translated as MVIYKSQVLSYPDRDLALDLALLFLMAVLEAVRLYWGVRGNLKESQQSVGICLAITLASVLLSIYFLLWQTYVLRADVILNSILLSLYGLQGIVGLITIASFARSAPRHSTGTESTSPAHLSE
- the LOC138224435 gene encoding transmembrane protein 80-like isoform X1, with translation MAAARGGRSAVVLSSVPLQVLFYLTGLYFAFYCLCTLLMVIYKSQVLSYPDRDLALDLALLFLMAVLEAVRLYWGVRGNLKESQQSVGICLAITLASVLLSIYFLLWQTYVLRADVILNSILLSLYGLQGIVGLITIASFARSAPRHSTGTESTSPAHLSE